One Citrus sinensis cultivar Valencia sweet orange chromosome 5, DVS_A1.0, whole genome shotgun sequence genomic window, TTTTGTATCCCATGTGATGCTCTTGCTCAATTTTTATTGATCTGACATAAAGTTTTGTGCTTTTAGGTAGTTGATGTGGATAATGTGCGGCAGAGGGTTACTGTGAAATTAATCCCCAGGATAGATTTACAGGCTCTTGCTAATAAACTGGTATGATTTTTGCTGcctattttatgttttttaacTCGCGTGTGAtggatataatttttaaagttgtgTCAGGAGTTATATTAGTTATGAAGAGGTTTTCTACTGTTAAACTTGTCAATGTGAAATATCTCCTGTGATATAGGAGAGTGTGCTTCGTAGGTtggattttccttttatttggTATCATTTggtcttttgttttgttagtAGCTGGTATATGTTGTTAATCATGAGGAAATCTCGTTTTGGTGCACAGGAAGGTAGAGAAGTTGCGAAGAAAAAGCCATTTGTGCCGCCTCCACGTTTTATGAATGTTGATGAAGCTAGGTATAATTGATTGTGTCCTTCTGTCTCAGAATATTTATTCTGAAATGTATGTGTAGCATAATTTTTTGcctatggttttttttttggtccagGGAGTTGCATATACGTGTAGAGCGTAGACGAGATCCAATGACTGGTGATTACTTTGAGAATATTGGTGGTATGTTGTTCAAAGATGGTTTCTTGTACAAAACAGTTTCGATGAAATCAATTAGTGCTCAGAACATACAACCAACTTTTGATGAACTCGAAAAGTTCCGGACTCCTGGGGAGAATGGAGAAAGTGATATTGCTAGTCTTTCAACATTATTTGCGAACAGAAAGAAAGGGCATTTCATGAAGGGTGATGCAGTTATTGTTATCAAGGGAGatctaaaaaatttgaaaggttGGGTTGAGAAGGTTGATGAAGAGAATGTTCATATCAGACCAGAAATGAAAGGGCTTCCTGTaagaatttatgaattttaagaaatgtattttttctttgaaaataattgtcCAGCATGTATCGGATACTAATTATTCTGGTCACCGGAATGACATTGCCTTTGAATGATTGATTTGTAGAAAACCCTTGCCGTAAATTCAAAAGAGCTGTGCAAATATTTTGAACCAGGGAATCATGTGAAAGTTGTCTCGGGAACACAGGCAGGTGCAACTGGCATGGTTCTAAAGGTTGAGCAACATGTTCTCATCATTCTATCTGACACAACCAAGGAAGATGTAAGCCAAATacttgttttcccttttttctatttgtggGTTGAGGGGCATTGTCTTTGCAACATAGTACTGGACTTCATGATATGTTTTGATTGGAAAAACATTGAAGAGATAATAAAGACGTCTGTTCTCTTCAGATTCGTGTGTTTGCCGATGACGTTGTGGAGAGCTCTGAGGTTACTACTGGTATAACCAAAATTGGGGACTATGAGCTTCGTGATCTTGTTCTGCTGGAGTATGTTTCTGTTTCTTCAAGGATCAAGTAATTGCTATTCAGTATGCCATTCTCTGTCTTACatgttttgattatttggtgCAGTAACAATAGCTTTGGGGTGATAATACGTGTGGAAAGTGAAGCTTTTCAGGTAAGTTTCCTTACCTCAAGGGCCAAATTGTGAATATACGTTTAAACATTCTAAGCATGTTACATGTTTTCAGGTTCTGAAGGGAGTTCCTGATAGACCTGAGGTTGCTCTTGTTAAGTTGAGAGAAATAAAATGCAAGCTCGAGAAGAAGTCTAATGTGCAAGATAGAAATAAGAATACTGTTGCAGTGAAAGATGTTGTGAGGATTGTTGAGGGCCCATGCAAAGTACGATTCccctttcaaattttgatttggattATTAGTTAAGATGAGTGCTGGcttattcaatttctttttttgtgttgTTAGGGTAAACAAGGTCCTGTGGAACACATATATAGAGGAATTTTATTCATCCATGATCGACATCATCTTGAGCATGCTGGCTTTATTTGTGCTAAATCTAGTTCTTGTGTTGTTGTGGGAGGATCACGTGCCAATGGGGACAGAAATGTAAGTCTTTTTGTTTATACTGTACATTGATGTTTTATATTGGGGAGCATCTTTAGGTTTTGCTAGTGTCTTGTTAGCCCCTTAGAGCTCACTTGTGTTTCTAAAATTGCTTAGGGTGATGCCTACTCAAGATTTAATAGTTTAAGAACACCACCTCGTATTCCCCAATCCCCAGGAAGATATTCTAGAGGTGGTCCTCCAGGTAATTGCTTGCCACTGAATCATTGCCCTGGTTGTTTACAGAAATTTGTCATTGCTGGTTGTTAATATTCTCAGCatgtttaatgatttttttaattgaattggatTCTATTTCAGCCGGAGGAAGGAATAGAGGTGGAAGAGGAGGACATGATGCTTTGGTTGGGACTACGGTGAAAGTTCGCCTAGGTCCTTACAAGGGCTACCGCGGGCGGGTGGTAGATGTTAAGGGGCAATCAGTTCGTGTTGAGCTGGAGTCACAAATGAAGGTTGTTACAGGCAAGTTTCTGTTTATTTGGGAAGCATttgtatcttaatttttttttttactggtTCTCTGTATGAACAATTGAAATTGTTCCATATGCAGTTGATCGAAGTATGATCTCTGACAATGTGGTTGTTTCAACACCGTACCGGTacatagaattattttttatattgttttatcattttttaatgttaaaactTACTGTACACGTGATTATGTTTTGCAGTGATACACCTCGTTATGGTATGGGAAGTGAAACTCCTATGCATCCTTCTCGAACTCCACTGCATCCTTATATGACTCCAATGAGAGATGCTGGGGGTATGTACTTCATGTTTGATGATCTGCTGGTTCTCTTTAGAGGCAACCTTTGGAAAAATATCTAATACTACTTCCTTCCAGTTTATACCTTTCTTGTAATTAAATCTTCTTTCCTGCAGCAACACCCATTCATGATGGCATGAGGACACCTATGCGTGATCGAGCATGGAATCCTTATACACCAATGAGTCCACCTAGGTTTTGCACTGGATCTGACCATTCTGTCTTGTCTTCTATTTTTCTGGTTTCCATATAATGAGAATGCTTTGATTGATTGCTCTGTTAAATTTTAGTAGATCAAAGCAGTAGTATGCTGTTGAGGAGATAGAccccattttttttatgttttccacATCCTAGCTTTTACATATCTAGTTGATGCAAGCTAAGGTTCTGTTTTAGTAATGCCCAtggtttacaattttaaatgttgaaaACAACATTCTATTTCTGAATTACTTTCCAAATTTCAGAGATGTATTTAAGTTGTCTTGGTATCGTATTGGTGCTGCATTTTGTCAGCACGACATCTTCAAATTATCACCATACCCCATGGTGTCTACAATGGTGAAAACCACCTAGATATGCATTTGGAGTTGAAGAGATCCGTCTTTTCAGATttagttttctaatttatgAGGAAGACTTCATGTGAAACTAAACTGTAATAAAAAGCATTCatatttcttaaatatgtTTCACACCTGGGAACTTCTTGTATTCAATGGTCTTGTGAGTTCTGAATGCTAATGAGaagattttgttttgtatgTTTTTTGATTAAATGATCTTTGAATTTTGACGACAACAATATAGGGATAATTGGGAAGATGGAAACCCTGGCTCCTGGGGAACCAGTCCACAATATCAGGTGGgaagatttttaatttgacaCCATCAATGGTGAAAAATGTTCCATcttccctctttttttttgggttgagaagtaaaaatcattgttgttTCTTCCAGCCAGGAAGTCCTCCTTCACGTGCATATGAAGCACCTACTCCTGGTTCAGGTTGGGCTAGTACACCGGGTGGCAATTATAGTGATGCTGGAACACCAAGAGATAGCAGTTCGACTTATggtaatttgtttgttttgacATTAATCATTGAAccattcatttcatttctcCTTCCTTTTTCCCCCCCTCTCCCCCTCGTGTAACCAAACTTGAGTTGTTGTTGCAGTCAATGCTCCAAGCCCTTATCTGCCATCAACTCCAGGTGGGCAGCCAATGACGCCAAACTCAGCATCCTATCTTCCTGGCACTCCTGGGGGGCAGCCCATGACACCTGGAACTGGTGGTCTAGATGCTATGTCTCCTGTTATAGGTGTGGTCAAAAGTTTCCCATCTTTGCTagtatacatttttttttttttttactcccTCATGATTGATACGTTTAGATTTTGTTGCTATGAACCTTTTTTCTTGGAATTCTTTTTCAGTATTTTGATTGTTTCTATTCTCTGATGTGATGTATGTGTTGCATATGTGAGCTTGTCATGCAAAACATTCTGCATGTGAAGTTGTGCTCTGATGCATAATAGAGAAAAGTGGTtccatttattgaaaaatttgacAGCATAAGTACTTGAGCTCTGCTTCAGATTGCGTTAGTTTATAGAAAAGCCAACTTAGGAACCCTATTTTGAGTAGCTATAATCTACTCAACAAAGCCATAATTTGCCCATTTGGATGTTGGTTTCCAAATCTAGTCTCACGTTACCTatgaaaaaattgttaatgtTAGAAGTGTTTTTGAAGGCTTGAATATTCTTCCTTCCCTTTTAATTAGCTGTTCCCAGGATTTAAAGCTTACGTTCAATTGCAGGAGCGGACAATGAAGGACCATGGTTCATGCCGGACATCTTGGTACGTAGGTCCGGAGAGGAATCGGTTGTTGGAGTCATCCGAGAAGTGCTTCCGGTACGCATTCTTGTTGCttgtttggttttattttgGTATTGTACGTGAATTTTGTACTGTAGTAATGGCGACAGTCCGGAGTGGTACTTCATGAGATGGAAATTGATGGCTTTTCTTAGTTTTGCATATTCATCCAGCGCACATTTCAGTTTATgtaaatgatgatgatgatgtaataataataataatatgtagttAACACTGGCACTCCGCGGTGCAGGATGGGTCATGTAGGGTGGTCCTTGGTTCAAGTGGGAATGGTGATACAATAACGGCGCTTCCAAATGAAATAGAGATAGTGCCGCCAAGGAAAACCGACAAGATCAAGATAATGGGTGGTCCACATCGCGGTGCAACAGGCAAATTAATTGGTGTGGATGGTACTGATGGAATTGTAAAAGTAGATGTCAGTCTTGATGTTAAGATATTAGACATGGCTATACTTGCAAAATTAGCACAACCATGAGCAACATGGTTATAGACGAAAATTCATAGTGTATATTTGTTGTTCCTAAAttttgagtaaaatttattagaggATTTTCTTTCATGCGATGAATGGACGCTCTCATCATTTTTGTACTTTGTGCTTTTAGTAGGGTTTCACTTCCTGAGCGGCAATGATTGGTGCCAACTATTGACTTGTCAATTAAAGAAACTAATCAAAGCTTGTTCTGGCACATAACTTTTCCATCCATCCATCCAAAACCTTTAAGCATGTAGTTGAAGAGGGGTGGCAATTCAAGTTagatatgtatttatttagtttaattggATCTGATACTATATattcaaaatcttttgaatatggatatggatgtttataaaataatcaactgGATACTGGATGAATATGGatattagatatttaattcatttatgttaaaaaataaagtaagaaattatatatatttcccATGATATCCATTTATTGAATGGATatctctttttatattttcaattttgcaaACCTTAGTTTATCTCTTTTAGTTTCACACACTAGCCGCTCGTTCTTTGCTGGCCACTGATATCATCGACCGTCGCTTGTTTGCGGTTTATTAGTTATTCATGATtttgctctctcttctttGGTGATACagttgcttcttcttcttttaatttaggaTATCCTTGTCTCTATATTTCTCTAAATGCATCAATTACACGTGTTAgcttttgttttatgttttgatATCAATTAATGGTCCAAAATGTCTTTTGAACTGTGGAagttaccttttttttttttttttgcttgaaTTTAATGCCATTTGAAATTTATAGGTAATCTGGTGTAATTCGCATGTTAATTTATGGTAATTAGGTGCACTCTCACCATCCGCATGTTCTATTTCTCgcccttttttaaaaaattttaagtgtgGATAACATCTTCTAAAAGGGTGGAGTTGTTTGAACATATGGGTAACCGCCAATTGAAGTTGAATTGTGCTAAGCGTTTGGTGTTTGATTGTAcaacaaaattgaattcaacATATTTGATGAAAGTTGCTTTGATCTTTAAAGATATTTGTACTTGTCTAAAGCATCGTGATAACCAATATAAGCAAGTATTTGCCTACTGAAGTAGTGTCGAAGTTAGCAAGAGTACTATGTGAGCATTTGAAGCCCTTGTATACCATGATAGAAATGTGATGTGAGGAAAAAATATGGCAAAAAGTATGTTAGAGAAGTTTGGAAAATATTGAGATGAAATTTATGGTGTGATggctgttgttgttgttgtattGGATCTTAAATACAAAATGGTTTTAGTGGATTAATTCTTTTCTCATATTTATGTACGTGAGTCATCAATTCAGATTGATAAAGTCTGTTTTCTTTGTTCTAACTTATgtaccaaaagaaaaaaaaaagtttgttaGGATTGAATTTGACTAAAGGATTTGGTGAGTTTAGCGTTGTTTTTAGTTCTAGTTCTAATTCAGCTATGATAGGCATGCAAAAATTTAGTGTTTGCAAAAGTTTAAGTTAGTTGGATACTCACTTGGAAATGAAGGATAAGACTATTCTAAGTAATAGAGGATAAGACTATTGCAaactttgatatttttatgtggtggACGGTGAATAGAAGCAAATGTCCTATATTGTCAAAAATCACTAGAGATACATTAGTTGTTCTAGTCTCTATAATTGCTTTCGAGCCTACTTTTAGCACGAGGGATCAATTTTTAAGCCCGCATCGCATTAGACTTCATTTGAGTACATTAGAGGCTTAATGTGTACTCAGAATTATATATGGGTTCAATTGGAAAAAGTATCAAACTCATTTTCCTTctgtatttttaatatattaacttcCCGGATTAGGAAATCGAAATCATTAGTAGCATTTACTTCATAAAATAGAGTaaaaaatcagaatcaaaataatgGGATTTACCCCAATTTCGGAATGGAGAATAGAAAATTGATTCCCAAGGGGTCCCCCATTCCCAGGAATGACCATTTGCCCcttacacaaaataaaaaaattccattttGTCCTcggttataattaattaatataatattataaccaattaattaatataattattactattaattaatatagttgttgttattattattatttaatatattattaacaacaattattaatataataatttttgaataaattattactgtaattaaaataaaaacaataattatgacaatagatcgttaagtactttttagtaatttgttataatttaactcatttcataattaatggCAATAcaactcattctcattctGATTTATGTAGTTCAAGCAAACAACTTATTCGATTCCAGTTTAGTAAACGCATCATTTATTACAGTTTAGCCCACTGAAACAGTCAAGACCATTTATCTTCATCTAACATTTCTTTGTTCTAACTTAtgtaacaaaagaaaaaaaaatatgttaggATTGAATTTGGCTAAAGGATTTGGTGAGTTTAGCGTTGTTTTTAGTTCTAGTTCTAATTCAGCTGTAATGGGCATACAAAAATTTAACGTTTGCAAAAGTTTAAGTTAGTTGGATACTCACTTGGAAATGAAGGATAAGACTATTCTAAGTAATGGAGGATAAGACTATTCCAAACTTTGTTATTACATTTGCTTGAATCCTAAAGACGCAGGACGATGTGATGTGAGTGAGATTGTATTTCTTAACATGCTATCTGGAAACATTTCCCAGACTCTGAAAGTGGCCAAAAAACCATCACTCCATgcacaaaataaacataagttaaaataacttGGTGTGTGGACCTCGACTTTTTGCTGCCATTGCAATTGCCCAAATAAACTTGACTACTCCCTTCGCGTCTGAAAATATAACCTGCTAAATCTGGAATAAAGCATTCTACAACAGAAGCTTGCAGAAATGCACAATATTCACAAAGATAGTGAAGGAACCATTACGTACCTCTTTAAAGGTTTCATGCATGTGTGATAAGTAATGTACGCACGGATATTCTTTGTCGATAGCTTCAAGAAAACTTATTAGTGTTCTTACCAAATCAGGACTCTCTAATGTTGTCAACACCAATTTTACCGATCATTAGTAACCAGAAATCAAATGGTGATTTTTCTCTATCTTTAACATTTACAGAATTTTTTACCATTCAAAAAACATATGCAGAAGTTTTTGAGCAGAAGTCTTGGATACATTACCATAATTATTCTAACAGCATcaattgatttataaaatGCACAGTCATCATCACTCTATAAATAATCAGATACTCCCCTAGTTAAACATCAACCAATTATTGTAAGAAATAGAAATGGCATCAGAAAAGCTTCAATTGATTGCTCTCGTCGTCCTCTCTCGCGCTCTcttttctatatttattactGATATATACTCACTTTTGTGTTATaattattcttcatttttacGTTATTATCAtgttattaaatattgtttttataaatttaatcttttttaagaCTGCATTTAAAATgactttgatttgatttgatctgATATGCGTAGAAATGGATGCTCAAGTAGCACCATTAAAGTGTACCTTCAATGAAGGAAGATGCGACTCGGATTTTGATTGTGCTATACGATTCGGATCTGGCGCTCAGTGCATGCCTGTAAATGGCACAACCCAATTCAAATGCTGCTGCATTAATAACTTACCCCCTCCTAGACCTAGTGATGACtaattagattaattattGTATATGTCAATTTAATAACCCCCCAATTATTTCCATAATTGGTTCTGTACTTGCTGCTCAtgtttttataacaaaatatgGATTTAAATCCTAACTGGCTTTcacttcttttaattatttgatgaaacttttatAAACCATCCTGAAAGTAACTTATTGAAATGAGAGAGATCAACTTCAGTTACTCGGGAAAATGAGCTATTTTGTCCAAAGTCCAAACCAACTTGATATCATGTggtttatttatcaattttattatctgAGAATCTAAAAATCAAATGCGATATTATCAAACAGATTCATCCAAGAAAATGATCACCCCATGTCCGTCGCGTTGTGTCTAGggatattattaaattagtaCGTAAGTTATTCTACCATCCGattttttgagaaattataatttatcatatgatattttttttatatcaaatcaCCACTGCCGTTTAAGTTTATGGAGTGAAAATATCTTATACTTTTGAtgtcagatttttttttttttttaaaaaaagccaAGTTAACATTTTGGtgctaaattattaaaacttgaaatgttaGGTGAGAAAAAGTAATTGTTAGAATTACTTAGTGGTGAAGCGATAATGGGTAGTGATAGGCATCCCAAAATTTTACCCTAAATTATATAGGCAAGTGGTCATATCATTCAATTAATtggttgataatttttcacaaGTTTCaagtgatttaattatattatctccACCCTTCACttggagaaattttagaatacccCAGATGTACTATAATCAATTGATGCATACATGACAtgtgtaattgaatttaatacaatCATCACTTGCATGATAGTGGATCAAAATAAATGTACATATCTCATGGCATCATTGCTTGTTGTATGGGTGACATGATAACTCAAatgtattctagaatttctcctCCATTTGATGAATGTCACATTATTGTGTAGCACTATTAATACAAAATATGCCATATAACTAATGTGAAAAGATATCCGCTGCTGAGATAtgagaatttctaaataacaattattctCACCAGATCAATATTCTCTGAATCTAATTAGATCGGTCCTTCATTGGAAATCAAATGCGGATTTTCTTATGTGTTAATTACTATTCCTTCAAAAACTTGTTTGCAAGTAAGAATACTTGAACCtgtaaaaaaacttaaaaaacaCATTACATCCATGTCTTATAACAGCCATCacgaatttaaatttaaattctgaatttttcctttaaacaGCTCTCTCAATTCCAAAATTACCCCTTATTCTTCTTTTCTAATGACGAACTACATCAGAGATTCATCAAATCTTTTCTgctataattttatacccatAAACTTGCTGAGTGTTGCTTACAAGATCATTGTTTTTGGGACTAAAATAATTACTCATCATGAATTTTTCTTAGTTGATCAAgctcttcaaatttgaatcATTTTCCTGGGCAACGTCACTTTGAAGTTAATTTTGTGCAAAATAAACTGTGATATTTCCTCTATTTGCAGTTGCAGTGGTAGTGGCAGCTAAAACTCTTACTGATCTTATAATTTGTTGATGACTTGtgtacttttaatttaaattttttcggataaattaaaagatttaggTTCTTAAAGGCTGAACTTTGGGGTG contains:
- the LOC102615782 gene encoding putative transcription elongation factor SPT5 homolog 1 isoform X1, which codes for MPRRRDDDDDEMDAEEDEYDEQVMDDEIDEEEEEEDDRSSRKRRRSQFIDDVAEEDDEEEEEDYDDDEDYGGGGGAARKPKAKRRSGSEFFDLEAQVDSDEEEDEEEGEDDFIVDGGAELPDEDGGRGIHRRPLLPREDEQEDVEALERRIQARYARSSHTEYDEETTDVEQQALLPSVRDPKLWMVKCAIGREREAAVCLMQKCIDKGSELQIRSAIALDHLKNYIYIEADKEAHVKEACKGLRNIYSQKVMLVPIREMTDVLAVESKAIDLSRDTWVRMKIGNYKGDLAKVVDVDNVRQRVTVKLIPRIDLQALANKLEGREVAKKKPFVPPPRFMNVDEARELHIRVERRRDPMTGDYFENIGGMLFKDGFLYKTVSMKSISAQNIQPTFDELEKFRTPGENGESDIASLSTLFANRKKGHFMKGDAVIVIKGDLKNLKGWVEKVDEENVHIRPEMKGLPKTLAVNSKELCKYFEPGNHVKVVSGTQAGATGMVLKVEQHVLIILSDTTKEDIRVFADDVVESSEVTTGITKIGDYELRDLVLLDNNSFGVIIRVESEAFQVLKGVPDRPEVALVKLREIKCKLEKKSNVQDRNKNTVAVKDVVRIVEGPCKGKQGPVEHIYRGILFIHDRHHLEHAGFICAKSSSCVVVGGSRANGDRNGDAYSRFNSLRTPPRIPQSPGRYSRGGPPAGGRNRGGRGGHDALVGTTVKVRLGPYKGYRGRVVDVKGQSVRVELESQMKVVTVDRSMISDNVVVSTPYRDTPRYGMGSETPMHPSRTPLHPYMTPMRDAGATPIHDGMRTPMRDRAWNPYTPMSPPRDNWEDGNPGSWGTSPQYQPGSPPSRAYEAPTPGSGWASTPGGNYSDAGTPRDSSSTYVNAPSPYLPSTPGGQPMTPNSASYLPGTPGGQPMTPGTGGLDAMSPVIGADNEGPWFMPDILVRRSGEESVVGVIREVLPDGSCRVVLGSSGNGDTITALPNEIEIVPPRKTDKIKIMGGPHRGATGKLIGVDGTDGIVKVDVSLDVKILDMAILAKLAQP
- the LOC102615782 gene encoding putative transcription elongation factor SPT5 homolog 1 isoform X2; this translates as MPRRRDDDDDEMDAEEDEYDEQVMDDEIDEEEEEEDDRSSRKRRRSQFIDDVAEEDDEEEEEDYDDDEDYGGGGGAARKPKAKRRSGSEFFDLEAQVDSDEEEDEEEGEDDFIVDGGAELPDEDGGRGIHRRPLLPREDEQEDVEALERRIQARYARSSHTEYDEETTDVEQQALLPSVRDPKLWMVKCAIGREREAAVCLMQKCIDKGSELQIRSAIALDHLKNYIYIEADKEAHVKEACKGLRNIYSQKVMLVPIREMTDVLAVESKAIDLSRDTWVRMKIGNYKGDLAKVVDVDNVRQRVTVKLIPRIDLQALANKLEGREVAKKKPFVPPPRFMNVDEARELHIRVERRRDPMTGDYFENIGGMLFKDGFLYKTVSMKSISAQNIQPTFDELEKFRTPGENGESDIASLSTLFANRKKGHFMKGDAVIVIKGDLKNLKGWVEKVDEENVHIRPEMKGLPKTLAVNSKELCKYFEPGNHVKVVSGTQAGATGMVLKVEQHVLIILSDTTKEDIRVFADDVVESSEVTTGITKIGDYELRDLVLLDNNSFGVIIRVESEAFQVLKGVPDRPEVALVKLREIKCKLEKKSNVQDRNKNTVAVKDVVRIVEGPCKGKQGPVEHIYRGILFIHDRHHLEHAGFICAKSSSCVVVGGSRANGDRNGDAYSRFNSLRTPPRIPQSPGRYSRGGPPAGGRNRGGRGGHDALVGTTVKVRLGPYKGYRGRVVDVKGQSVRVELESQMKVVTVDRSMISDNVVVSTPYRDTPRYGMGSETPMHPSRTPLHPYMTPMRDAGATPIHDGMRTPMRDRAWNPYTPMSPPRDNWEDGNPGSWGTSPQYQPGSPPSRAYEAPTPGSGWASTPGGNYSDAGTPRDSSSTYVNAPSPYLPSTPGGQPMTPNSASYLPGTPGGQPMTPGTGGLDAMSPVIGADNEGPWFMPDILVRRSGEESVVGVIREVLPLTLALRGAGWVM
- the LOC102615782 gene encoding putative transcription elongation factor SPT5 homolog 1 isoform X3, which codes for MQKCIDKGSELQIRSAIALDHLKNYIYIEADKEAHVKEACKGLRNIYSQKVMLVPIREMTDVLAVESKAIDLSRDTWVRMKIGNYKGDLAKVVDVDNVRQRVTVKLIPRIDLQALANKLEGREVAKKKPFVPPPRFMNVDEARELHIRVERRRDPMTGDYFENIGGMLFKDGFLYKTVSMKSISAQNIQPTFDELEKFRTPGENGESDIASLSTLFANRKKGHFMKGDAVIVIKGDLKNLKGWVEKVDEENVHIRPEMKGLPKTLAVNSKELCKYFEPGNHVKVVSGTQAGATGMVLKVEQHVLIILSDTTKEDIRVFADDVVESSEVTTGITKIGDYELRDLVLLDNNSFGVIIRVESEAFQVLKGVPDRPEVALVKLREIKCKLEKKSNVQDRNKNTVAVKDVVRIVEGPCKGKQGPVEHIYRGILFIHDRHHLEHAGFICAKSSSCVVVGGSRANGDRNGDAYSRFNSLRTPPRIPQSPGRYSRGGPPAGGRNRGGRGGHDALVGTTVKVRLGPYKGYRGRVVDVKGQSVRVELESQMKVVTVDRSMISDNVVVSTPYRDTPRYGMGSETPMHPSRTPLHPYMTPMRDAGATPIHDGMRTPMRDRAWNPYTPMSPPRDNWEDGNPGSWGTSPQYQPGSPPSRAYEAPTPGSGWASTPGGNYSDAGTPRDSSSTYVNAPSPYLPSTPGGQPMTPNSASYLPGTPGGQPMTPGTGGLDAMSPVIGADNEGPWFMPDILVRRSGEESVVGVIREVLPDGSCRVVLGSSGNGDTITALPNEIEIVPPRKTDKIKIMGGPHRGATGKLIGVDGTDGIVKVDVSLDVKILDMAILAKLAQP